The following proteins come from a genomic window of Alicyclobacillus dauci:
- a CDS encoding type III pantothenate kinase — MDVLLVLDVGNTNTSVGLFHGKQLTSSWRLKTDHRATSDDIGLKLELLLNRVGEENQVIGCIVSCVVPPLVHPIVQSITTYFDTPPLIVGPGIRTGIPIRYEDPRELGADRIANAVAAVAKYQRPTIILDLGTATTLSVIDDRGQYLGGAIAPGAMVAADALFTSASRLPQVETTWPDRLVQRNTVLSMQAGILYGAAAMVDGLVRKAKQEYDLTFTTIATGGVSNLLADHLEEVDDVLPYLTLEGLRILWERNSTKLRTS; from the coding sequence ATGGATGTTCTGCTCGTGCTCGATGTTGGCAATACAAACACGAGCGTTGGCCTTTTTCACGGGAAGCAGTTAACGTCCAGTTGGCGACTAAAAACTGACCATCGTGCGACTTCTGATGATATCGGACTCAAACTGGAGTTGCTCCTCAACCGTGTCGGCGAGGAGAACCAGGTAATTGGGTGCATCGTAAGCTGTGTTGTACCACCACTCGTTCATCCGATTGTTCAGTCCATCACAACCTACTTTGACACACCCCCCCTCATTGTTGGCCCCGGCATTCGCACCGGTATTCCCATTCGCTACGAGGATCCGCGTGAGTTGGGAGCGGATCGTATTGCGAATGCTGTCGCAGCGGTAGCAAAGTATCAGAGGCCGACCATCATTCTCGATCTCGGCACAGCCACGACCCTTTCCGTCATCGATGATCGAGGTCAATATCTCGGAGGTGCCATCGCTCCCGGGGCGATGGTCGCTGCTGACGCCTTGTTTACCTCCGCATCGAGGCTCCCGCAAGTCGAAACGACATGGCCGGACAGGCTGGTTCAACGGAATACAGTGCTCAGCATGCAGGCGGGAATTTTGTACGGTGCTGCGGCAATGGTGGACGGGCTGGTACGAAAGGCGAAGCAGGAGTATGATCTAACTTTCACAACGATTGCCACGGGCGGCGTGTCAAACTTGCTAGCGGATCACCTGGAAGAAGTTGACGATGTACTCCCTTACTTGACATTGGAAGGGTTACGCATACTGTGGGAACGAAATTCAACAAAGTTACGGACATCTTGA
- the hslO gene encoding Hsp33 family molecular chaperone HslO — MNRDKVIRATAREGRVRLFACLTTNLVAELQRRHDTWPVATAALGRTASIAAMMAKMLKNEESITIKVDGDGPLGQIWVDAKPDGQVRGYVDEPHVDLPLNDKGKLDVGGAVGSGQLYVIRDTGLRDYYTSSSDIQSGEIGDDFTYYFVVSEQTPSAVGAGVLVGTDYSPIVAGGFIMQLMPGHTDADIDYLEERLQEIPSITNFLRDNPSAEALVLTLAPDAQILSMDDVEFRCRCSYDRLSRVLVSIGRDELVSLRDEQGKAELICHFCGNVYEFSRQDLDDMIAGIDAGEQV, encoded by the coding sequence GTGAACAGAGATAAAGTCATTCGGGCCACGGCGCGTGAGGGCCGTGTCCGGTTGTTTGCGTGCTTAACAACGAACTTGGTTGCTGAGTTGCAACGTCGGCACGATACTTGGCCGGTTGCAACGGCTGCACTTGGCCGGACGGCTTCCATTGCTGCCATGATGGCGAAGATGCTAAAAAATGAAGAGAGCATCACTATTAAAGTAGACGGAGACGGCCCACTCGGCCAGATTTGGGTCGATGCCAAACCTGACGGTCAGGTGCGAGGTTATGTCGATGAGCCGCATGTGGATCTACCTCTGAATGATAAAGGTAAGTTGGATGTGGGTGGTGCGGTAGGAAGTGGTCAGTTATACGTCATTCGGGACACGGGTCTTCGCGACTACTACACAAGCAGCAGTGATATACAGTCCGGGGAAATCGGGGACGATTTCACGTATTACTTTGTCGTCTCGGAGCAGACGCCGTCGGCCGTCGGTGCAGGTGTTCTCGTTGGAACGGACTACAGTCCCATCGTTGCGGGCGGCTTTATTATGCAGCTGATGCCGGGGCACACGGACGCGGATATCGACTACTTAGAAGAGAGACTGCAGGAGATTCCCAGCATCACGAATTTCCTTCGCGACAACCCATCCGCTGAAGCACTCGTGCTTACCCTCGCGCCGGATGCGCAGATTCTCAGTATGGATGACGTGGAGTTCCGGTGCCGTTGTTCATATGACAGGTTGAGTCGCGTACTTGTCAGTATCGGCCGTGACGAGTTAGTCTCACTTCGGGACGAGCAGGGAAAAGCCGAGCTCATCTGTCACTTCTGCGGGAACGTGTACGAGTTTAGCCGCCAAGACCTGGATGACATGATAGCGGGCATTGACGCAGGTGAACAAGTGTGA
- the folP gene encoding dihydropteroate synthase, which produces MAKCSVMGILNVTPDSFSDGGRYTDVAAAIARAEEMVADGADIIDVGAESTRPGYVPVDPDVEWARLNPVLQHLVAHSPVPISVDTYHAETAARCIDIGVQIINDISACADNRMIAVVRDSDAKYVFMHNRRTTLASLPVEAIVSETALGVDRLLDGGVRPEQIIVDPGVGFAKTQAQNLACIREIDQFGHLGYPVLLGTSRKRVIANVLDVPVDERLEGSLATVAYGALHGVHIVRVHDVKETARLCRMLEAVTHVPTRGQEK; this is translated from the coding sequence ATGGCTAAATGTAGTGTGATGGGAATTCTCAACGTGACGCCCGATTCATTTTCGGACGGGGGAAGATACACTGATGTTGCAGCTGCCATCGCCAGGGCGGAAGAAATGGTGGCAGACGGTGCTGATATCATTGACGTTGGTGCTGAAAGTACGAGACCTGGCTATGTGCCCGTCGATCCGGACGTGGAATGGGCGCGACTGAACCCCGTCCTGCAGCACCTGGTCGCACATAGCCCTGTTCCTATATCGGTGGATACATATCACGCAGAAACCGCCGCTCGGTGCATCGACATCGGTGTGCAGATCATCAATGACATTTCAGCGTGTGCCGACAACAGAATGATAGCCGTTGTGAGGGATTCAGACGCGAAATACGTCTTTATGCACAACAGGAGGACAACGCTAGCGAGCCTCCCTGTCGAGGCCATTGTATCGGAAACAGCGCTTGGTGTTGATCGCCTTCTTGATGGTGGCGTTCGGCCAGAGCAAATCATTGTCGATCCAGGCGTTGGTTTCGCCAAAACTCAAGCGCAAAATTTGGCGTGTATTCGCGAAATTGACCAATTCGGTCATCTTGGGTACCCTGTCCTCTTGGGAACAAGTCGCAAACGAGTGATTGCCAATGTCCTTGATGTGCCAGTCGATGAACGGTTGGAGGGATCTCTGGCCACCGTCGCGTATGGCGCTCTACACGGTGTACACATTGTGCGCGTGCACGATGTGAAGGAGACGGCTCGTTTATGCCGAATGTTGGAGGCGGTAACTCATGTGCCCACGAGGGGACAAGAGAAATGA
- the folK gene encoding 2-amino-4-hydroxy-6-hydroxymethyldihydropteridine diphosphokinase, translated as MCPRGDKRNEVYIGIGSNMGHRIAYLHTAVQSIGQQLGPVTCSAVYETNPVGYTDQPKFLNMVVRVDTGHSPREVFRVLQGIEQEAHRKRDIRFGPRTLDLDVLLYNYSYFCFSDLQIPHARMWSRAFVLVPLADLAPDRRGLSGKSVSTMAEELRQKDEVRYVGRFW; from the coding sequence ATGTGCCCACGAGGGGACAAGAGAAATGAGGTGTACATCGGGATCGGATCAAACATGGGACACCGGATTGCCTACTTGCACACAGCCGTGCAATCCATCGGGCAGCAGCTTGGGCCGGTCACCTGCTCGGCCGTTTACGAAACAAATCCGGTAGGCTACACCGACCAGCCGAAGTTTCTCAATATGGTTGTGCGAGTCGATACGGGCCATAGTCCTCGAGAAGTGTTCCGCGTGCTGCAAGGGATTGAGCAGGAGGCGCACCGCAAACGGGATATCCGCTTTGGTCCACGTACACTCGATCTCGACGTTCTACTATATAATTATTCTTACTTCTGTTTTTCGGATTTACAGATTCCGCATGCCCGAATGTGGTCGCGGGCGTTTGTTTTAGTCCCGCTCGCGGATCTTGCGCCGGATCGGAGAGGACTCAGCGGAAAAAGCGTCAGCACCATGGCAGAGGAGCTCAGGCAGAAAGACGAGGTGCGCTATGTCGGACGTTTTTGGTAG
- a CDS encoding helix-turn-helix domain-containing protein — MSDVFGRKMRAYRKLKHMTQIELADHLGVSVAIVGSLERGTRTPTPQIIRRLTELLQVTEEELFGEADRPSDDTQ, encoded by the coding sequence ATGTCGGACGTTTTTGGTAGAAAAATGCGAGCGTATCGAAAATTAAAGCACATGACCCAGATCGAACTGGCGGATCACCTAGGCGTCAGCGTTGCCATTGTCGGTTCTCTTGAACGCGGGACCCGCACCCCGACGCCACAGATCATTCGTCGCCTCACGGAATTGTTGCAAGTGACCGAGGAAGAACTATTCGGAGAAGCGGATAGACCTTCGGATGACACCCAGTGA
- the greA gene encoding transcription elongation factor GreA: MAEKEVLLTPEGLKKLEDELENLKSVKRREVAERIKLAISYGDISENSEYEDAKNEQAFIEGRIMTLEKMLRNARIINEDEVDTDVVSVGSTVLLKDVEFDEDVKYTIVGSAEANPAENKISNESPVGRALLGKSVGSVVEVNVPAGTIQFKILDIKR, encoded by the coding sequence ATGGCTGAAAAGGAAGTTCTATTAACGCCCGAAGGGTTGAAAAAACTTGAAGACGAGCTTGAGAACTTAAAGAGCGTGAAGCGACGCGAAGTGGCTGAACGAATCAAGTTGGCCATTAGCTACGGAGATATCAGTGAAAACTCAGAATATGAGGATGCAAAGAATGAGCAAGCGTTTATCGAAGGACGCATCATGACCCTTGAGAAAATGCTTCGAAATGCACGTATTATCAATGAAGATGAAGTGGATACCGATGTCGTCAGCGTGGGCTCTACGGTCTTATTAAAGGATGTTGAGTTCGACGAGGATGTCAAATACACCATTGTTGGCTCCGCTGAAGCAAATCCGGCAGAAAATAAAATTTCCAACGAATCTCCGGTTGGACGAGCACTGCTGGGCAAGAGCGTCGGGTCCGTTGTGGAAGTCAACGTTCCGGCAGGGACAATCCAGTTCAAAATTCTAGACATCAAACGATAA
- the lysS gene encoding lysine--tRNA ligase, whose product MEEQDLIQNRIDKMNEMRAKGIDPFGHRYEVTHHAADVITFGEGKDKEQLEALGQRVRIAGRLMVRRGHGKASFGVLNDRTGNIQIYAKVDVLGEEEYANFRLLDLGDFIGIEGTVFRTNRGEITVLAEKLDILSKSLRPLPEKWHGLKDVETRYRQRYLDLIVNPEVREIFIARSKIVQAIRQYLDDRDYLEVETPTLHAIASGAHARPFLTHHNALDMDLHLRIAIELHLKRLIVGGLERVYEIGRVYRNEGVSTRHNPEFTMLELYQAYADFHDIMDLTEGMIRYAAQKVSGTLHLKYGEWDIDLESPWRRAHMADLIQEHTGVDFRAVTSDEKARKLAHDHGIQIGQHMTYGHILNEFFEQRVEEKLIQPTFVYGHPVEISPLAKKSAQDPRFTDRFELFIVAREHGNAFSELNDPIDQRERFVAQLKEREAGNDEAQDLDEDFLTALEHGMPPTGGLGIGIDRLVMLLTGQPSIRDVLLFPLMRERAEARNDDAE is encoded by the coding sequence ATGGAGGAGCAGGATTTAATTCAAAATCGGATTGACAAGATGAATGAGATGCGTGCGAAAGGCATCGATCCCTTCGGCCATCGCTACGAAGTCACACACCATGCCGCAGATGTGATCACGTTCGGCGAAGGCAAGGACAAGGAACAGCTCGAGGCACTTGGTCAAAGGGTTCGGATCGCCGGCCGATTAATGGTCCGTCGTGGGCATGGGAAAGCGTCATTCGGCGTCCTCAACGACCGGACAGGAAACATCCAAATCTACGCCAAGGTCGATGTGCTCGGCGAGGAAGAGTACGCCAACTTCCGCTTGTTGGACCTTGGAGATTTTATCGGGATCGAGGGAACGGTGTTCAGGACGAATCGTGGCGAAATCACGGTTTTGGCTGAAAAGCTTGATATCTTGTCCAAGTCCCTTCGCCCACTGCCGGAGAAGTGGCATGGGTTGAAGGACGTTGAGACCCGGTACCGTCAGCGCTACCTGGACCTCATCGTCAATCCCGAGGTTCGCGAGATCTTTATCGCTCGATCGAAGATTGTACAAGCCATTCGCCAGTACCTCGACGATCGCGACTATCTGGAAGTGGAAACACCCACTCTGCACGCCATTGCCAGTGGCGCTCACGCTCGACCATTCTTGACGCACCACAACGCGCTGGACATGGATCTGCACCTGCGCATTGCCATTGAGTTGCACCTCAAGCGACTCATCGTCGGCGGGCTTGAACGCGTCTACGAAATTGGACGCGTGTATCGCAACGAGGGCGTCTCCACTCGCCACAACCCGGAGTTCACCATGCTGGAGCTGTACCAGGCATACGCCGACTTCCACGACATCATGGACTTGACCGAGGGCATGATCCGCTACGCCGCACAGAAGGTTTCAGGTACGCTTCATTTGAAATACGGCGAGTGGGATATTGATCTTGAGTCACCCTGGCGTCGCGCCCACATGGCGGACCTCATTCAAGAACACACTGGCGTCGACTTCCGCGCCGTCACATCCGATGAGAAAGCGCGCAAACTCGCACACGATCACGGCATCCAAATCGGCCAACACATGACCTACGGTCACATTCTGAATGAGTTCTTCGAGCAACGCGTCGAGGAGAAGCTCATTCAACCGACATTTGTCTACGGTCACCCGGTCGAAATTTCGCCCCTGGCGAAGAAAAGTGCGCAAGACCCGCGGTTCACGGATCGCTTCGAGTTGTTCATCGTAGCCCGCGAACACGGAAACGCGTTCAGCGAGTTAAACGATCCAATCGACCAACGCGAACGCTTCGTCGCTCAACTGAAGGAACGTGAAGCGGGTAACGACGAAGCACAGGACTTAGACGAAGACTTCCTGACAGCACTCGAACACGGTATGCCCCCAACGGGCGGTCTGGGAATTGGCATAGATAGACTGGTCATGCTCCTCACTGGTCAGCCATCGATTCGTGATGTCCTGTTGTTCCCGCTCATGCGCGAACGCGCTGAGGCCCGCAACGATGACGCCGAATAA
- a CDS encoding YhbD family protein, whose protein sequence is MDQELLSKKELLDLTGISYGQLYRWKRKNLIPDDWFIRKSTFTGQETFFPRERMLQRIEQIKNMKDDLSLDEMADVFSPNPSDISLSLDDVMERNIVTNVALDVYSGRNPGVNRLSFEQLVHLYVLDVALKTGEISVNEGPILLETLEEHYGAFEGRNCGLKFVRKLGTSLCVLYSIPGEVYFDSGTKTVFQVDLPQCIEELKVKLG, encoded by the coding sequence TTGGACCAGGAGCTTTTGTCCAAGAAGGAGCTGCTTGACTTAACCGGTATATCCTACGGTCAACTGTATCGTTGGAAGCGGAAAAACCTGATCCCTGATGACTGGTTTATCCGTAAGTCAACGTTTACAGGGCAAGAGACGTTTTTTCCGCGGGAGCGGATGCTTCAGCGGATCGAGCAAATTAAGAACATGAAGGATGACTTGTCGTTGGATGAGATGGCGGATGTATTCTCACCCAATCCGTCAGATATCTCGTTATCGCTAGATGACGTGATGGAACGAAACATTGTTACGAATGTTGCGCTGGACGTCTATTCGGGGAGGAATCCGGGTGTCAACCGGCTTTCGTTCGAGCAGTTGGTACATTTGTATGTGCTAGACGTCGCGCTCAAGACGGGTGAAATCAGTGTGAATGAGGGTCCGATTCTACTGGAGACCCTGGAGGAGCATTATGGGGCGTTCGAGGGTCGGAACTGTGGGCTCAAGTTTGTTCGGAAGCTGGGTACATCTCTGTGCGTTCTCTATTCGATACCAGGTGAGGTGTATTTTGACTCCGGTACGAAAACTGTTTTCCAAGTTGATTTACCGCAGTGCATTGAGGAGTTAAAGGTAAAGTTAGGCTGA
- a CDS encoding polymer-forming cytoskeletal protein — protein sequence MDANRRLDLDLSGVGSASGGVYEDVRVEGVGKVHGDIQCNRCDVQGVSEIAGSVRANSVVIRGKAKVMGDVTADRVRVEGMTHVSGTCNGQQKVDVRGKVSIGRDIVGDVIVIDGMNRVEGDCRGTNVNIRGRTRIAGGLFAEDVLLEGAATIGGSCESETFRCDGSFSIEGLLNSGRVLIRLERNSTVTEIGGGEIRVERGRGSGFLSRNRRLKVDVIEGDDIYLEHTTAKIVRGNHVTLGPAAEVDRVEYRSQFRKLGGGKAGEAKQV from the coding sequence GTGGACGCAAACAGAAGACTTGACCTCGATTTGTCTGGTGTGGGAAGTGCTTCGGGCGGTGTATACGAGGACGTACGAGTTGAGGGAGTAGGCAAGGTACACGGCGATATTCAGTGCAACCGATGCGACGTGCAAGGTGTTTCCGAGATTGCGGGGAGTGTGCGGGCCAACTCAGTTGTCATTCGCGGTAAGGCTAAAGTGATGGGGGATGTCACTGCCGATCGCGTTCGTGTCGAAGGCATGACACACGTCAGTGGTACTTGTAATGGACAACAGAAAGTGGACGTCCGGGGTAAGGTGTCCATTGGTCGGGATATTGTTGGAGATGTGATCGTGATCGACGGGATGAATCGAGTTGAAGGGGACTGTCGAGGTACCAATGTAAATATTCGTGGCAGGACACGAATTGCAGGTGGGCTCTTCGCGGAAGACGTTTTACTGGAAGGAGCCGCGACCATAGGAGGGTCGTGTGAGTCCGAGACTTTTCGATGCGATGGGTCCTTTTCCATTGAAGGCCTGTTGAATTCGGGACGGGTTTTGATCCGGCTGGAGAGAAACTCAACTGTCACGGAAATTGGTGGCGGGGAAATTCGAGTGGAACGGGGGCGCGGCTCGGGCTTCCTTAGTAGGAACAGGCGATTGAAGGTGGATGTTATAGAAGGTGACGACATCTACTTGGAACATACAACGGCCAAGATTGTTCGAGGTAACCATGTCACGCTAGGGCCGGCGGCAGAAGTCGATCGCGTCGAATATCGCTCCCAGTTTCGTAAACTCGGCGGCGGCAAGGCAGGGGAAGCGAAGCAAGTTTAG
- a CDS encoding polymer-forming cytoskeletal protein, which produces MGMNMDRLPNWTINGTARSNGGDFNKVTIRGEADVAGDVTCNELKLMGTLKMSGNLRMKLSKIMGSADVDGHVHGDDINVMGELRIKGDCNAETFKSRGTFEIDGLLNAESVELRLYGPSRVREIGGESIQVKPHFRFLSGGFRKLTVDTIEGDDIRLEQTSARVVRGNRVDIGPGCDIDLVEYKTDFRQDDGAKVGQQTKV; this is translated from the coding sequence ATGGGTATGAACATGGATAGGCTGCCGAATTGGACGATCAACGGAACAGCTCGATCCAATGGTGGCGACTTCAATAAAGTAACGATTCGCGGTGAAGCGGATGTCGCGGGTGATGTGACCTGTAACGAGCTAAAGTTGATGGGTACATTGAAGATGAGCGGGAACTTGCGCATGAAACTGTCGAAGATCATGGGATCGGCGGATGTTGATGGGCATGTGCACGGCGATGATATCAATGTGATGGGTGAACTGCGGATCAAGGGCGACTGTAACGCGGAGACGTTTAAATCGCGCGGTACGTTTGAAATTGACGGTTTGTTGAATGCGGAGAGCGTGGAACTTCGCCTCTATGGGCCATCACGAGTTCGGGAAATCGGCGGTGAATCTATTCAAGTTAAGCCGCATTTTCGCTTCTTGTCCGGAGGGTTCCGTAAGCTGACGGTAGATACGATTGAGGGCGATGACATTCGCCTTGAACAGACATCAGCTCGTGTGGTCCGTGGTAATCGGGTCGACATCGGGCCGGGATGCGACATTGATCTGGTGGAGTACAAGACGGACTTCCGCCAGGACGACGGGGCAAAGGTTGGTCAGCAGACGAAGGTCTGA
- a CDS encoding MDR family MFS transporter, with product MSDKTTRIGFVVAGLLLGIFVSAMDNTIVATATGNIVSHLGGIDKIVWITAAYLVTEMAGMPIFGKLSDMYGRKRFFVFGLVVFLLGSMLCGTAQNMDQLAIYRAVQGIGGGALMPIAFTIIFDVVPREKAGRFSGMFGAVFGIASIFGPLLGSYITEHLSWRWVFYINVPVGILTFIFVFFFYHESKQHMKQNVDWLGIITLVPAIVCLMFALEFGGNKYAWNSTQIIGGFVVAGVLFTLFLLVESKAKEPVVSFHMFRNRVFAGSNMVGILTGSAYIVAVIYIPIYIQGVLGGSAINAGLELLPMMLGSSITAPLGGMLANKMSYRNLLFSSCLVFAGGLYLLSTLTPTSSTFEVMAYMTVVGLGIGPSFSVIGMASMSEFDARQRGAASSTNSFVRELGMTVGIVVFGVIQKDVFQNQLKSQFAGLSSKMQGMQNMDPRSMLAPETRAQIPGFILDKLSAALSYSVTHSILWDLIPALMGLAAVFWIGNARFRGMEFGGNAHGKQVDGAES from the coding sequence GTGAGTGATAAGACAACGCGTATTGGATTTGTGGTGGCGGGACTCTTACTGGGAATTTTCGTGTCGGCGATGGACAACACGATTGTGGCCACGGCGACGGGAAATATTGTGTCGCATTTGGGCGGGATCGACAAGATTGTCTGGATCACCGCCGCGTATCTTGTGACGGAAATGGCCGGGATGCCGATTTTCGGGAAACTGTCAGACATGTACGGCCGGAAAAGGTTCTTTGTCTTTGGTTTGGTGGTCTTTTTGCTCGGATCGATGTTATGTGGGACAGCGCAGAATATGGACCAATTGGCTATCTATCGGGCCGTCCAGGGGATCGGCGGCGGTGCACTGATGCCCATCGCATTTACCATCATTTTCGACGTGGTACCGAGGGAAAAGGCCGGACGATTCTCGGGGATGTTTGGTGCAGTCTTCGGGATCGCGAGCATTTTCGGTCCGCTGCTTGGTTCGTATATCACGGAACACCTGAGTTGGAGATGGGTATTCTACATTAATGTTCCCGTTGGGATTTTGACATTTATCTTTGTCTTCTTTTTCTATCACGAATCCAAGCAGCATATGAAGCAGAATGTGGACTGGCTTGGGATCATCACACTGGTACCGGCCATCGTCTGCCTCATGTTCGCACTGGAGTTTGGCGGAAATAAGTACGCCTGGAACTCCACCCAGATCATCGGCGGCTTCGTCGTAGCTGGAGTCCTCTTTACTTTGTTCCTTCTGGTGGAGTCGAAGGCGAAAGAGCCGGTTGTATCGTTTCATATGTTCCGGAATCGGGTCTTCGCGGGCAGTAACATGGTTGGCATTCTCACAGGGAGTGCGTACATTGTCGCTGTCATCTACATCCCCATTTACATTCAGGGGGTGCTTGGGGGTTCGGCCATCAATGCTGGCCTAGAGTTGCTACCGATGATGCTCGGGTCCTCGATCACAGCACCGCTTGGCGGCATGCTTGCGAATAAGATGTCATATAGGAATCTTCTGTTCTCATCCTGTCTCGTTTTCGCTGGTGGGTTGTATTTGTTGAGTACACTGACGCCAACCAGTTCAACGTTTGAGGTCATGGCTTACATGACTGTCGTCGGACTTGGTATCGGTCCTTCCTTTTCAGTGATCGGAATGGCTTCTATGAGTGAATTTGACGCAAGACAACGTGGGGCAGCGAGCTCGACGAACTCGTTCGTGCGTGAGCTCGGCATGACTGTAGGTATCGTTGTCTTTGGTGTCATTCAAAAGGATGTGTTTCAGAATCAACTGAAGAGCCAATTTGCGGGCTTAAGCAGTAAAATGCAGGGCATGCAAAACATGGACCCGCGTTCCATGCTTGCACCGGAAACCCGGGCTCAGATTCCAGGGTTCATTCTCGACAAACTGTCTGCTGCGCTTTCCTACTCTGTCACACATTCGATACTGTGGGATCTGATACCGGCTCTCATGGGCTTGGCAGCCGTGTTTTGGATCGGAAATGCACGGTTTCGCGGCATGGAGTTCGGTGGCAATGCGCATGGGAAGCAAGTTGACGGAGCCGAGAGCTGA
- a CDS encoding TetR/AcrR family transcriptional regulator — MSSNKQNEIALAAVKLFEQKGYRATSVQDIADAVGLQKGSLYHYIASKEDLLMQIAHQAILQFNEQLEEILAKEDTARGKLEQMIRTHLIMSIDNLETTTVLWREAFSLGEGPQEVIQGMTDKYLNLVADILRSGTETGEFNVTHPRITALAILGACNWVYRWYHPSGTLTAEEIADIFSKLFLDGLLAH, encoded by the coding sequence ATGTCATCCAACAAACAGAACGAAATAGCGCTCGCCGCGGTGAAACTATTTGAACAAAAAGGCTATCGCGCAACGTCCGTACAGGATATCGCAGACGCCGTGGGACTCCAAAAGGGAAGTCTATATCACTACATCGCCTCAAAAGAGGACTTACTTATGCAGATTGCCCACCAAGCCATTCTGCAATTCAATGAACAACTAGAAGAAATTCTTGCAAAAGAGGATACCGCACGAGGGAAACTCGAGCAAATGATCCGCACACACCTGATCATGTCTATCGACAACCTTGAAACGACGACCGTTTTGTGGCGTGAAGCCTTTTCGCTCGGGGAAGGGCCCCAGGAAGTCATTCAAGGAATGACAGACAAGTATTTGAATCTCGTTGCGGATATTTTAAGAAGCGGAACAGAGACTGGAGAATTCAATGTTACCCACCCAAGAATCACGGCACTTGCCATTCTCGGTGCCTGCAACTGGGTGTACCGTTGGTATCACCCTTCGGGTACCTTAACCGCGGAAGAAATCGCGGACATTTTTAGCAAACTCTTTCTCGACGGACTTTTGGCGCACTGA
- a CDS encoding CtsR family transcriptional regulator, with the protein MPNNISDVIEQYLKRILEESGLGVVEIQRSELAELFHCVPSQINYVISTRFTTDHGYVVESKRGGGGYIRIREIKLDPEHTLLQLLRNWSPEMSQSGAEALLERLMREHWITHREAVLLNNMLRREVLNVDLPLRDRLRARLLFAAIQVLATHEE; encoded by the coding sequence ATGCCAAACAACATATCTGATGTGATCGAACAGTACTTAAAACGTATTTTGGAAGAAAGTGGCTTGGGTGTTGTCGAAATTCAGCGGAGCGAGTTGGCGGAGTTGTTTCACTGTGTGCCATCGCAGATCAATTACGTCATCAGCACCCGCTTTACCACCGATCACGGTTACGTCGTGGAATCAAAACGTGGTGGAGGTGGGTACATTCGCATCCGCGAAATTAAGTTGGACCCCGAGCATACTTTGCTACAGTTGCTTCGAAACTGGAGTCCGGAAATGAGCCAGTCAGGGGCGGAAGCACTTTTAGAAAGGCTCATGCGGGAACACTGGATCACGCATCGTGAGGCAGTTTTACTGAACAATATGCTGCGTCGAGAGGTCCTGAATGTTGATTTACCGCTTCGGGACAGACTTCGTGCAAGGCTTTTGTTCGCGGCCATCCAAGTGCTCGCGACCCACGAAGAGTGA
- a CDS encoding UvrB/UvrC motif-containing protein — protein sequence MICERCHERPATVHVTKIVNGEKTGYHLCEQCAKEQGEILNPFVAGNAFDFNKLLSGLLNMESSSGYAPVQTGNLRCATCGMTYNQFTQIGRFGCPDCYDNFSSRLEPLLRRIQTAGTHTGKVPVKSGDQINQQRKLEALKRELQQAVSNENFERAAELRDEIRAFEQNSDS from the coding sequence ATGATCTGTGAACGATGTCATGAGCGTCCGGCAACAGTGCATGTGACGAAAATCGTGAACGGTGAAAAGACGGGATACCATCTTTGTGAGCAGTGCGCGAAAGAGCAAGGGGAAATTCTCAATCCGTTTGTAGCGGGGAATGCGTTCGACTTCAATAAGCTATTGAGTGGCCTCTTAAATATGGAGTCGTCATCAGGCTACGCACCTGTGCAAACAGGAAATCTGCGCTGCGCAACTTGCGGTATGACGTACAATCAGTTTACGCAAATTGGACGGTTCGGTTGTCCGGACTGTTACGATAACTTTTCCAGTCGTCTGGAACCGCTATTGCGGCGCATACAAACGGCGGGGACACATACTGGTAAAGTACCGGTGAAATCCGGTGACCAAATCAATCAACAGAGAAAACTTGAAGCGCTTAAACGAGAACTGCAACAGGCGGTCTCAAATGAGAACTTTGAGCGAGCTGCTGAGCTGCGGGATGAAATCCGGGCCTTTGAGCAGAACTCGGATAGTTAG